A stretch of the Poseidonibacter parvus genome encodes the following:
- a CDS encoding (2Fe-2S)-binding protein yields the protein MARKFQHSYEVCTCKHVTLGEIIHVIKDRNASSIEEIGALSDAGTCCKSCVNAKLDKGEKKMELYLEEIVNKFVKK from the coding sequence ATGGCTAGAAAGTTTCAACATTCATATGAAGTTTGTACTTGTAAACATGTAACATTGGGTGAAATTATACATGTAATAAAAGATAGAAATGCTTCAAGTATTGAAGAAATAGGGGCGCTAAGTGATGCAGGAACGTGTTGTAAATCTTGTGTAAATGCTAAGCTAGATAAAGGTGAGAAAAAGATGGAACTTTATTTAGAAGAAATAGTAAATAAGTTTGTAAAGAAGTAA
- a CDS encoding (2Fe-2S)-binding protein yields MLGFDDSYEVCNCKRVTINQIVVALKDKENPTLRDIQDLTTAGTDCRHCIFKEGDNGKMKKKIYCKDILNEIKEKRVNG; encoded by the coding sequence ATGTTAGGTTTTGATGATTCTTATGAAGTATGTAATTGTAAGAGAGTTACAATCAATCAAATTGTTGTAGCGTTAAAAGATAAAGAAAACCCAACTTTAAGAGATATACAAGATTTAACAACTGCAGGTACTGATTGTCGTCATTGTATTTTTAAAGAGGGTGATAATGGTAAAATGAAGAAGAAAATATATTGTAAAGATATATTAAATGAGATAAAGGAAAAAAGAGTAAATGGCTAG
- a CDS encoding TerB family tellurite resistance protein has translation MKFIVLLIVGFILYLIAKNYKTEKFQNINLNIKENFDGDLMNHEAGLLIALMAKVAKADGKVCELEAELLKHTFNDISSHFENNEEVRENLKVLYKKEKESFDNTLEICQRLYSLTKFDYAKRVKIMEYLLNLAFIDKDFSNTERMITEDIAKALKIKTHDFENMISTFESFYTNQATSKALSLEKAYEVLESKNSDDDGVLKKNYRKLVKQYHPDIMSGRGESQNIIDEATKKLQEINEAYELIKKHRGL, from the coding sequence ATGAAGTTTATAGTATTACTAATTGTTGGTTTTATATTATATTTAATTGCAAAAAATTACAAAACAGAAAAGTTTCAAAATATAAATTTAAATATTAAAGAGAATTTTGATGGTGATTTAATGAACCACGAAGCTGGATTATTAATTGCTCTAATGGCAAAAGTTGCAAAAGCTGATGGAAAAGTTTGTGAATTAGAAGCTGAGCTTTTAAAACATACTTTCAATGATATTTCAAGCCATTTTGAAAATAATGAAGAAGTAAGAGAAAATTTAAAGGTCTTATATAAAAAAGAGAAAGAAAGTTTTGATAATACGCTAGAAATTTGTCAAAGATTATACAGTCTTACAAAATTTGATTATGCTAAACGTGTTAAAATTATGGAGTATTTACTAAACCTTGCTTTTATCGATAAAGATTTTTCTAATACAGAAAGAATGATAACTGAAGATATTGCAAAAGCTTTAAAAATCAAAACTCATGATTTTGAAAATATGATAAGTACTTTTGAATCATTTTACACAAATCAAGCTACCTCAAAAGCTTTATCTTTAGAAAAAGCATATGAAGTTTTAGAATCAAAAAATAGTGATGATGATGGTGTTTTAAAGAAAAACTATAGAAAATTAGTGAAGCAATATCATCCAGATATCATGTCAGGTCGTGGTGAATCTCAAAATATAATTGATGAAGCAACAAAAAAACTTCAAGAGATAAACGAAGCTTATGAGCTAATCAAAAAACATAGAGGACTCTAA